The Patagioenas fasciata isolate bPatFas1 chromosome 21, bPatFas1.hap1, whole genome shotgun sequence genomic sequence ATTGCACAGCTCCATCCTATGTCACCTCTATGCTCGGGGACGCAAAGCGCACAGAGAGGGGCCGGTGCAGGATTAGCTCATCCCTCGTGAGCCCCCGCTCTgcctcaccctgccctgagctgcTGGAAGTGCTGGGAAAATCCAGGTCTGAGCGCGGGGATGAGTAATGCCGCAGTTATCGCTTTCTTCAATCAATACGGTGTGTCCTCACACATGCCAGAGCTGGGCAAGAGCTTTTGTTTTGGCTGCTTTGGGAAAGAATCGCATTCTTTTAATATCTCAAAACAAAGATTTACCACAGGGTGCAAAAAAGACCACACGGGAAGGTGCCGCGGAGTTAACCAGAAATGTCCGTAAAAAGCGGTTGCGTGGGAGTGCCTGAGCAGCCAGCAGACGTTTCCCCCCAGCTCTGCTCATGTAACACGCTGCTCCCCCAGGTCCTGCACCCAGGAGGGCAAAGCATCGTCCTGTGGtgatggttgtgctgctcaggccTCTCTGATTTTGCCCTCAATATGGATTTGTTTTTATTCAGAGAGTCCCGGGTGCGTTGTGGCTCCTTGCAGCAcaccatgtgtctgtgtgtgtcttagCTGGCTGtatgtctgtgtccccctgtccctgcatCTTTCCTGCTGTCAGACCCCCCGGGTGCTTtgctcagcatcctcccagcGCTCTGGTCCTGTGGCGGGTGCACTCGGTCACCTCCCAGCCTCTTGGGTGCGAGTGTCTCCCTGCATCATCTTCTGGCAAGAGTCCTCAACCCCCCACCCCAGTCCACCGGACACCGCTTTacaccccttgtgtcccccccactTTGCGCCCTGCTTCTCTGGGAAAGGAGGTGGAGGGGGCGGGTCCTCCTTTGCACCCAGATTGTGGGTGCCCCCCCTGCACCCACATCCGCGCGTCCCCTTGATCCCCGCTCTCCCATTCGAATCTCCTAGGCCCGTGGGTTCCCCAATTTGCACCCCCCGCCCGTGGGGTCTCCCCGCagcccggctccccccgccccgttcTCTACCGGCTCCCGGGCGGGGCCGTCGCCGCCGGGCGGCCAATGGGCGCGGGGGGGCGcggccggcggggccgccgcATTTAGCGGCCGGGCCGGGTCGGGCTGTACCGGGAGGTGGCGGAGCCGGGAGCGCGGCCGGAGCAGAACAtggagcgggcggcggggccggagcggaacatggagcgggcggcggggccggggggagcgCTGGCCGAGGGGCTCATTAAGTCTCCGCGGCCGCTGATGAAAAAACAGGCGGTGAAGCGGCACCACCACAAGCACAACCTCAAGCACCGCTACGAATTCCTGGAGACGCTGGGGAAAGGCACCTACGGGAAGGTGAAGAAAGCCCGGGAGCGCTCCGGGAAACTGGTAAGGGTTCCTCCATCGCCGGTGCATCCTCACCGGGAGCCGGTGCggggtttctgagcatcctcTTGCTCTGAGCAGCTCGGCTGCGGTGCGTTCCCAGCCGGTAACTGGGGAGGTGCAGCCCCcggccggccccgctcccggctgCGGTGCCGCCGTCCCCAGGCCGATGTCGCTGGCGGGGACACCCCGGAGGGACCTCGCACCCCCTCCCCGGGGGCTGTTTGCAGCTCCTCTCGCCCACTTGACCGTGTCAGGCTTCCTGGTGAAAGGAGCCCACAGATATCCGGCAGTCAAAAGCAAATATTGCACTTGAGTCTCAAggatttttcccttcctcttgccATGGTTCCTGGCTGGTTTTGCCTTTTGGCAGTGGCAGGAGGCAACACCAGCAAAGCCAGACCCCTCTGAGCCCTGTCTGATTGGAATCGTGACTTAATCAATGCCTGTGGTGCAGAACGGGACCCCCAAAAAGCACTTGCACACCCACCCCCATGAGTGATGTGAGTCCACCTGCGTGGCCCAGCAAGGCTCTGAGGGCTGCTCAGAAGAGCGGGTTGAGAGGTTGGATCACTTAAGGTCAAGGAAAACAGCCGTAAATCTGAGCGGTTTTCTTGTGTAATGCGACAGCTCTTAATGAAGTCAGATCTGGCATTTCCATTAGCCCATCAGATTctgaaggagctgctgttttGCTGCATAATCAGAGCCTTGAAATGCAGCTCCTACCCACAGACCTAGAAGGATCCCTCCCCTCAGGATGGGCGAGAAGACTTGGCTTTCCCTGCCGGCACCTAACAAAGCTTGTGCAGGGAATCTCTGAACTGCCAGAAAACTCACCCGTCTGTGGAAGCCCCTTAGGACAGCAACTCATTTGTCTAGCAGCTTTACTCCATTATAATGCAAATTAAATACACAGGACAATGACTCTTCAATAAATGCTGGAGATAGTCAAAGGCTTGACTACCTAGTACCTCAACTAGCTGGTCGTGTAGGAACTGGAGGCTTAACCACAAATCTCTCCTTCCCACAAATTCTTTCTTGTAGCACTCAGCGTTTCCGGACCTGTTTAATCTTCAAGCTTATCCTGAGCTGGGTTGTTATTTGCTCCTTCTCTAAGTGGCTTTCACTTCCTAAACACGGAGGTGCgagcaggtgctgctgcctccGCCGGGCACCCCTCGTGGGCTCCGATCCCACGTTACCGGCTGGAGCTGCTCCATGCGTGGTTTTTGCCTCTGGCTAATCAGAAACCGTCTCTATCAGATGCACTGAATATTGAACCTTCTTGTTCTACTGCCTAGCTTTCCTTTTGCCTCCGAATTTTAACCAGCTTACCTGGAATTGGCTCAGAGCAAGGTGTGTCTAATGAGTTGGTCGATTGCAGGAAAGAGCAGGCTCCCATAGCTAAAGGGTTTTGGGGGCTTCCATGAAGATTCTTTGTCTTAAAAACTTGTTTTCTAGTTAGAAATCCTTTAGGTGATATAATGCTCATGCCTTCTGGTGGATACTTACCATCCCTTGGAAAATAGTTGTCTGTGAAATATCAAGCAGGTGGGAAGGGATTTGCTGgctcttttttgtttccttttcttgttcCCTGTGTCTTTTGGTTTGAAGATGCAGTGATGTGTGCAATGGTGGTGCGAACTGGCTCCTGCACCTGTTTGCATGGCAGCACTTGGCCTTTTTTCCTTGCAGCCTGGTGTTTCTCCCAGCCTGGTTCCCCAGCGCTGGCCTGCAGCCAAGTCAAGTAGAAAGAGGAGCCTCCTGTGGGACTCAATTGCAGTGTCAGAGACCTATTTGTGGGTTTGTGTGGTGTCAAGGGGAAGGCAGCACCTGGAATATTCCAAAACAGCAAAGCCTCTTTTGATCTCAAGTAAGGGGCAAACCCCAGTCTCTTCCCTAGTGGGTTGTGATCCATATTTCATGGAGCATGAAATGCTGCACTTGCAACCTGGAACAACTTCtgaagtgctgcctggggttgtagCTTAATGCATCTTTCAGCAGCTGCTGAAAATACCTGTTCTGCCCCCAAAAAGCTTTTAATTAAAAGCCTTTTTGACTTGGAAAGTACTCTCGAGTTCTCTACGCTCCTGCAGCAGAACTTCTCAGGGCTGTTTCCTACAGGAGATTCTTCTCTGAGCACTGATGGTGGAGGCTGTGACAGTGTCTGTCCCCAAAGCTGCTGGTCCCCATCTCCGGGGTGGTCGGGCACAGCCTTTTCTGTCTCGATGGCAGCTCCTCTGCTGTCAGCCCTGTTAGGGAGGGGACGTTTTGGAACAAAGCTGCACCCCTGGGGAAGGATGGGCTGGCCAAGGGATTAACCTCTCTGGCAGATGGATAACTAATCCCAACCCCACGGTTCGAGCTCTGTGGGTTGAGATGTGGACCCTCCAGTGCCAGATCCTTGCTGTGCGTTTCCCAACCGCTACATAGACCCTGCCTGCGGGCAGCACTCAGCAAGGAGAGCCTGGGGCTGTCCCAGCACCCTAAACCTGCTGCAGCCCTGATTGCATCTGCCCTGGAGGTCACTAACTGCCGGGCTCATTAAATACAGCCAGTGGCATCTCCTACAGCTTCCCGTGCTGGCAGCCTGGAGACACTCGCTGTTTTTATGGACAGCGGATCTTGCACCGAGCCCCTGCTCAGCACTGGGTGTGCACGAGCATCTTGGTGAGCAAGCGAATGTGCTGCATGCCCCCCAAAATGCCGAGGCTGTTGGGTTGAAAGTTGAGCTTTAGGGGGGAGATGAACAGAGCGAGTCAACagggatttgggagggcaggagcagGCTGGCTGGCTGCATAAAGGCTTTGCCTGCATTCTAACGGGGGTCAGGTAATCAGgggccagagaaaaaaaacatcgTTAAACTTTAACCTGTGAACCTAGCACAAGGGTCAGGGAAAAGAATACCTGACTTTCGAGAAGCTATTAGGTGCCTTCAGTATTGCTTGGTACGGAAACTTGGGCCTGGGTTATTGAACTTCTCTTGACCAGAGTCCATTCGGCTTGGGTGCCCCAAGCCCCGGTGCGGGCGCGATGCTTCTGCTGGGGGGGGTGTCCGTGGCCCCTCTCCCCGTTGCTGGGAGACGGGTGTGGAGTGTGGGGGTCCCTCCATGGGATTAATGCTGTTCCGCATTCTTGTCCGATACAAAAAAAGAGGTTCTGCTGGATTCAGTTGTAAATTCAACCCTAGGAGCACATTGTCTCTCCCCAGCCCCTTTGAAAGAGGATTAGAAGGCATCTATTCTCCAGCCCttactcttctttctcctcccctTTCAATTTCCTTGTAGAAGGGGAACATGAAAACCCAAGTGAAAGCTGGGAAAGCGGCTCGCTGGGTCTCCCGGTCCCATGTCTAGGTGGGATCTGCTCTGTAATACCAAACTTTCCCTTACCTATATGTAATCAGCTCCTCGAAATAAGTATTTGCGAAGGAAAATGAAACCCGtttgttttattgtattttttgtttccatGACCCCAAGaagatgttgttgttgttatcttCCAAGTCATGTGTGCAGGTCACATTCCTCTGGCTGGCTGCGGTCCAGCGGTGACTGTAGCCTGGGACGCGATTCCCGTAATGCACGGCACATCAAtgaggagctgggctgtgctacCTGTGGGAGGAGGCTTGGGGGGCTCCTCTGGTAGGAGCTGGCAGCAAGTTTCCCTTGTTGGGGGAGACCGGGGGGGCTTCTCCCTTTTATACAGCAACAAGGCTTGGAAATGATGAAAACCTCACTGATGAAGTTCACTTTTATCGGGGTTGCTCTGCAAAAGGCTTTGGGAAGCTGTGATGCACCCAAACAACCCTATGCGTGTTTGTTCATCCGCAGGTGGCGATTAAGTCAATCCGGAAAGACAAAATCAAGGATGAGCAGGACCTTGTCCACATTCGGAGAGAGATTGAGATCATGTCCTCCCTCAACCACCCTCACATCATCGCTGTGCACGAAGGTGagccctcctctcccctctccagcAGCATCCCTGAGCGGAGCATcccccgtggggctggggaccaggGCTGGCTCTGCAGCAGCACAGTTGGCTCTCGCTGCTCTTCTCTCTGTTCATTCGGAGCAGAAGCCGTTTGCTGGTGACTCAGCAGCGCAGGCAGAGCAGATGCTGCCGGGCTGTGGTTTCCCCACCCGCATGCGGAGCAGCGGCGAGGGGAAATACTGCTCCAGAAATAGCTGCttcccagcccctcctgcccagAGAGGAAAGCTGGCTCCAAAAGTTTCTGTGGCCTTTAGAGGCTGGAAGCCTTGGTGCTGCTGTTGATGAGAGGCTGTGCTGTGGGGGCAGCTGGTGGCCAGGGTTCCCCATGATGCCCCACGTGGCTCCGGTTGTGCTAGATGCTCGTCCCAGCCATGGGAAATGCATGCTCAGGGAACCGGAGCGGTGGGAATCTCTGCGGCTCTGCTCTCAGCCTGAGGCAGGACCTCATTTGGGTACCAgaatccttctccttccctcccctgGGGCGTAGGAAAACCAAACCGTGAAGAGCTGGgagagctggtgctgctgggctcgGCTTTACGGCCTGGGTGTCAGGGCAACACCAGCAGCGGGTGAGGGGGTCTCTCAGGTTCTAGCTGCAATCAGACTTGGAGCACATCTCCAGCTGGGTCAGGCTTTGCTTAAACACTGAGTCCCTTTGCTGCAAGCCCAGCATGGCCCGTGCTCCTCAGGGCTGGCTCTGCCGGGGCTCATCGCGCCATGGCTGGTGCCGGCGTTGTGGCCACCTCGCCAGCGTACGTGAGGTACCCAGAGTCCTTTTGTCCTTTAAACAAAAGCAAGTGGGTTGGCAGTTCGTACGCAGTGTTTGCAAGGGCTGAGTCACGCTGGCTGTTGGAATTCAAAAATATTGAGGTAGCTTtctgcaaacaggaagaaaatGCTCCGCCTCTTGGCTtgagcctgagccttgttgggaGCAATGGGGACACGCAGAAAGGCCACCCGGCCATGCCAGCCGGTAGCTCCATTGCCTTCCCCCTTGGCAGGGCTCTATTTAGCAAAAAACCACGTGTCTTAGACACTGTCTGGTGGAGCAAAGCCCTTTCTCCTGTGCTCTGTGGCTGCGGAGGCTGCTTGGCCAGCAGCCCTGGTGGCACTGCGAGACATGGGTGGCAGCTCTGGCTGTCCCCTGTCTGACCAGAGAGCAGGTACCTGCAGAAACCCCAGCACCTTCTGTTTTGCAAACCAGACTGAGGGCACAGGCTATGGGTTGGGCAGTGTGTTAGAGTCTGTTTGAGCTCCACCTGCTCATTAATAGGCACGTGCTAACTAGAAATCCCTTACCTCTGAGCATCCCTCCTAACACCCTGTGGCTTCCCATCTCCGCGCAGTGTTTGAGAACAGCAGCAAGATCGTCATCGTGATGGAGTACGCCAGCAAGGGGGACCTGTACGACTACATCAGCGAGCGGCAGCGGCTGACGGAGCAGGAGGCACGGCACTTCTTCCGGCAGGTCGTGTCTGCCGTCTACTACTGCCACAAGGTGGGTTGGCACCGCGCTCCCCACCGCCTCCCGTGCCCCATGGGGATGCCCAGCCTGGGCTGGGAGATGAGGGGAGCTGGTGGCTGTTGGGTTAATCCTGCCTCTTATCAAAGGGTGTGGCAGCCCTCAGGATTACGCACAGCAGCTTTTGGAAAGTCCTTGCCTTGGTTTTTCACTGCCATAGTGTGGGGCTGACTAACCCTGCCAGGTAGTTACTGACTCCTGTCCCACCCACCCACAGGGAGATGCCCAGGGCTAAAAGCCAAGCCCTGTGTCACCCATCTTGTCCCCTGGAAGGGGTGTAAAGCTGTAGGGCTCTATGTGGGGCTATGGGACAAGCTGTGCCTGCCTTGGAAAGACCCTCGAGCCTGTGGGTCTCTGCAGAGGATGCTCTAAGGCCACGTCTGGTCATGCCTTGGTCTTGGGTTGCAGGGCAACCCCTGAACCCAAAGCAAAGCCGGGTCTCATTAGGTGAGCAGCTTCAGGTCCTGGCAGAGCATGGAGCTGTGCCTGCCGTGCCCCGGTGGGTGCTGGCACCAGCTGCACTGCTGTGTGCAGGGTGCTGGTGCAGGGTGCTGCCCTACTCGTGCTCCTGAGCAGCATGGGGAGCTGATAGCGCCCATGTCAGGACGTGGTTTACAGCCTGTCCTCACCCATATATCCAGGATTATTTACTGCTCGCCCGATTGCCGTCACCGTGCCGTGTTTGCGTGCCGTGGTGCCGGTGAACGGCAGTGACCTCCCCACACTGCCTGACTTTCTCTTCCTCAAATACGCTGTGGCCTGAATTCGgctttcccttccctcctgcaGAACGGGATCGTTCACAGGGACCTGAAGCTGGAGAACATCCTTCTCGATGCAAATGGGAACATCAAGGTGAGGGGCTGGCAGAGCTTGATTGTGCTTTGGGTGTCACTCAAAGGGGTCTCAGGGATGCTGCTCAGCATGGAGGGGCCATGGGTGGCTGCgacaccctggtgtccccaggccaCATGGTCCCCTGCAGCTCTGGGAAACATTTGCTGGCATCACCTGTGCCACTGTTTGCCCGGGACATGAGGAGCCAGGAGGGCGCCTGTGCCTGCCCCGCTATCTGTGCCCGGCAGCCGAGCCTCAGCGCTGCCTATTGAAGCCATAATTGTGTATCAGACTGCTGATAAGAGGGCAAAGTCTGAACTCTGAGGTCAAAGCACAATCAGCTGCATAAGAAATGGCTCTTCCAGTGAAAGTCCCGCTCCCCGTATGTGCCAGCCAAGGTGTGGGGCAGCTCCTGCTCCGCTGGCCCCCAGCGATGCTTTTTGCCCTGGCTGGGAGCGCTGCAGCCTGGGGAGAAAGGGCACAACCGCAGCTGGGGATTGGTGCGGTTGGTGATAAACAGGCTGTGGGGCTTTTATCTCTGTAAGGGGTAATTTTGCAATTGGGAGCTCATGAGCAGGGACTGTACCTTCTGCTTATTGAGAGGTGACAGGCGTAATGAGTGTAATGAATGGCTGTGTGCGAGGTGGAGCACACAGGGACTGAAGCAGCCTTGTGTGGCAGcaaaggagctggaggagagccCAGTGGCTCTCCCTCTAACCACATCTTTGCAGCCGCCTCTAATTCTGGCGTGCTGGTgatggggctggaggggcagagccGTGGGGCAGCTGCTGTGGTGGCTGGGATGAGCTTTTTGGCAGGGGGAGAAGGGCAGGAGCAGCCTCAGGGGTGGAAAGCTGGGGTGATGCCCTTCCTTGAATAGATCAAAGGCACCGAGGGCCAGGGTGGGCACCAGGGTGCTGAGGGTGGCGCTGGTTTCAGCCAAACCTGCAGCTCGAGAGTTTCAGGTGACAATGCTGCTCGAGAGGGAAAGGGGAACTTTGCTGCTTGATAACAGCCATAAATGTCTCCCTAGATTGCGGACTTTGGCCTGTCCAATGTTTACCAGCAAGACAAACTTTTGCAGACGTACTGCGGCAGCCCTCTGTATGCATCTCCCGAAATCATCAACGGAAGGCCGTACAAGGGGCCGGAGGTGGGTTGTCCTTCACTCCCGGTGTGGTGGGGTGTCCTGCTGCCTCTTCACTTGGACCTGGGGAAGTGCCGGGTGTTTTCCCAGAGGGACATTGTGGACAGAGCCCTCCCCATGTGGTCTGGGGTCAGAATAGGTCCCCTAAGACCAAGCACCACGTGGTCAGCAGGGTGGATGTGGTGGGATGTGGGTGGCTGGGCTGCCCCATCCTGGGAGGTTCTAGTGGGGGGTCCTGCCCAACCAGGGGGTTTGGGGCAGTctggtccctctgtccccccactCCAGGCTCATCTGTCCCTCTGGCAGGTGGACAGCTGGTCCCTGGGCGTTCTCCTCTACGTCCTGGTCCATGGCACGATGCCATTCGATGGCCACGACTACAAGACTCTGGTCAAGCAGATCACAAGCGGGGAATACCGGGAGCCCACCAAGCTGTCGGGTAAGCAGGCCCCACCATCCCACgcatcccctctccccatcccacgctcccttccctgcctgaccttcctcctcctcagatgCCTGCGGGCTGATCCGCTGGATGCTGATGGTGAACCCCGAGCGCCGTGCCACCATCGAGGACATCGCCACGCACTGGTGGGTGAACTGGGGCTACAAAATGCCTGTTGGGGAGCAAGAGCTGCTGCGGGAGAGCGAGTCCCCCCTGGCCACGGTGGCAGAGTGGCTTCGCCGTTCCTCCCGGCCCCTCCTGGAGAACGGCTCCAAGGTGCGATGCTTCTTGAAGCAGCACATCCCCAGTGTGACTGTGGAGCGGCAGCGCTCCCTCAAGAAGTCCAAGAAGGAGAACGACGTCTCCCATGCGCTGCAGGAGGTGGCCCTGACCTCGGAGAACCCTTCTAAGTCCATCCTCAAGCGGCCCAAGGGCATCCTGAAGAAGAGAAACTCCTGCGAGCAGAAGGTGCCGGGTCCTGGCCCCCCGCTGGCAGCAGCCGTGGGAGAGGCGAGGGGTGAGGATGATGAGGTGGCTGCTGCGGGTCTCACCCGCATCCTGTCCTCAGGGATGCTGCCTGGTGGCACAGGTGACAGAGCGGCGCCCGTGGCCATGCCCAAGAAGGGAATACTTAAGAAGCCGCCGACGAGGGAGTCGGGGTATTACTCATCCCTGGAGTGCTGCGAGTCTGGGGATGTCCTGGATGCGGGGAGCTTGGACCTTGATGGGAGTGTGTTTGCTGACACCCCCTCCCCGGAGCAAGGTCCCCAGGGCCTCCCTGCCCGCAGGAAAGGCATCCTCAAGCACAACGGCAAGTTCTCCTCCAGAGGCGCCCGGCCGGACAGCCCCCCTGGGCCAGGTTTTGGGGGCTTCAGTGAGGTGCCCCTGCCCCAGGTGCCCCGTGCCCGCCCGGCCAGCGCCGTCAGCGAGGACAGCATCCTCTCCACAGAGTCCTTCGACCAGCTCGACCTGCCCACCCGCGTCCCCCCCGGCGGCGGGGGCATGCGGGGCTGCGTCTCTGCCGACAGCCTCCTGCggctggaagaggaggaggaggcggaggaagggCGCAGGTTGCGCCGCTGGACTGTGACCCATTGCCGGAGCCCCCTGGGAGAGAGCAGCTTGTCCCTGGCGGGCTGTGACAATGTCACTGAGGTCTACCGGTGTGCCCTGGCCATCGGCATGAAGCTGAGCTGAGGGCACCTCTTGTCAGGGTTCCCCGGGGGGGTGTGTGTTGGGGAGGGGGCTGagctccccctgccccggggctGCTGGAGCGGCTGAGCCACATCCCACCTATTTATTCTGCAGCCTCGGGGAGGGAGCcgtggtggctgtggggtgttggtgaggggacaccccaaaaccaggacattaaaTGGACCAAAATCATCCAGCCACCACCCCTGTGGAAgggcggggggtcccgggggctcCTTGCTGCTGTCACCCCTCACAAACAGGCTCATCTCattggggggagggggaaaaCAAGGGCTTGgggggatttttgtttttctttgcactGATTTTGGCTGCACAAGGTAACGGATGGGGCGGGTGATATACCTCAACACAGCTGGAGATGGAGCAGCGGCGGGGAGGTGCTGGCAATGGGGTCCAACCAGCCCAACCCCAGCCCTTCCCTCTCCTGCACTGACAAACCCAACTGGATCTGACCAAAACCCCACTCTGAGAAGATGCTCTGATGCCAACTTTTTAATGTtgaaaggagtaaaaaaaaaagtgcctttggTGAGGCGCTGCTTCTTTATTTATTGCCTTTGTCCAACTTGATGTAAAAGTTCAGCAGCACGGGCTGTGTCTGGCTCCGTACTGGCCCCCGGCTTGGAGGGGGTGAAGTGTTTGTGCCCTTGCCTCCTGTGCCGCGCTCAAAGCTCCGTTGCACTATTGCTGTGTGTTTGCTGGCCCTTGCCCTTCTCCagggtgtgtgtgttttctccTGCTTCCTCCAAAGTGGTCTTGAGAAAACCATTAAATGAGAAGCAAACGGTAGATGTGAGTTGTTCTCTTGATTGCTGTTCCTATGCAGCTTGGGGGGAACAGGGAATTTTGGTGGGGGGCTGCTGGCTCCAGCTCTCCATCCTGCACCGGTGGCTGCTGGTTCCCATGGGAACAGGGCTTTGCATGGTGCTGGCTCTTGCTCCGGTGCAGGTGAACATGAGTTGGCTCCAGACACAGCTTCTGTGGCTTGTAACATCTGCTGTGGCACTGAAACCAGCTTTATTGCTCTACGAAGCGCTGTAACGATTTCCTGTTTCCAGTTGGGTTAATAGGAGCCGTTTTGGGTGTCCTCCACCCCGCAGGAATGCTGCCCCTTGTCACACCGGGCTGAAGccacgggggggacacacacatgcTTGGCCCCCTGCCGCGCATTCCCCACGTGCTTCCTGCACCATTAAGAAACACCGGAGTGCTTAAAGCTGCTCCAAGGGCATCCAGCTTAGCCAGGGCAAAGTTCTGGTGCCCTGTGGGCTGCCAAGGCAGGATGGGGTGAGCTGGGggctgcagcacccatgggtgcagggCATGGAGCATCCCAAGGTGGAGGTCAGATTGGGCTGAGTTTTTAACGGCCACCAAGGGACAGAGTCTCCTTTTTGGAAAGGACCTGAGGGTTTGGTTTCTGGAGCATCCTGGGGTGCTGTGGTCCTGTTTTGTTAATGATTTGCAGGAAAACATTATTGCGGAGTGGCTTTAGAGGTGGGCTGAGCTGTGGGCACCGCATGAGGGTGAGTTACGTGTGTCCTGGTTACTGTTTGTGCTGGTTTAGGAGTCTTGGTGggtgcagcccagccctggcttGTGGCAGCAAGTGGAGCCCCTGCCCACCCTGTCCTGGGCTGCAGCGATGGGCAAGGGTGAGATCTCACTTGTCTGGACTgagcttttgccaagaaagg encodes the following:
- the NUAK2 gene encoding NUAK family SNF1-like kinase 2 yields the protein MERAAGPERNMERAAGPGGALAEGLIKSPRPLMKKQAVKRHHHKHNLKHRYEFLETLGKGTYGKVKKARERSGKLVAIKSIRKDKIKDEQDLVHIRREIEIMSSLNHPHIIAVHEVFENSSKIVIVMEYASKGDLYDYISERQRLTEQEARHFFRQVVSAVYYCHKNGIVHRDLKLENILLDANGNIKIADFGLSNVYQQDKLLQTYCGSPLYASPEIINGRPYKGPEVDSWSLGVLLYVLVHGTMPFDGHDYKTLVKQITSGEYREPTKLSDACGLIRWMLMVNPERRATIEDIATHWWVNWGYKMPVGEQELLRESESPLATVAEWLRRSSRPLLENGSKVRCFLKQHIPSVTVERQRSLKKSKKENDVSHALQEVALTSENPSKSILKRPKGILKKRNSCEQKVPGPGPPLAAAVGEARGEDDEVAAAGLTRILSSGMLPGGTGDRAAPVAMPKKGILKKPPTRESGYYSSLECCESGDVLDAGSLDLDGSVFADTPSPEQGPQGLPARRKGILKHNGKFSSRGARPDSPPGPGFGGFSEVPLPQVPRARPASAVSEDSILSTESFDQLDLPTRVPPGGGGMRGCVSADSLLRLEEEEEAEEGRRLRRWTVTHCRSPLGESSLSLAGCDNVTEVYRCALAIGMKLS